One stretch of bacterium DNA includes these proteins:
- a CDS encoding DUF294 nucleotidyltransferase-like domain-containing protein — MKTVKVDLHCHSSHSDGEWRPDKIAQVCAVTGVKYASLTDHNTLDGLDAFESACDRNGIGFVSGLELTARYGSKEIHLLCYGFDKEDASLREAVTAIKESLLPNRTIHAVAGPKELENLIQTVHEAGGVVILAHPFQTEPDRPKLESLIADLVEHGLDGIEVYHSQSTSEQQEILHALANQYQCGLSINRERGFGGEAPESDRRGRQNASAFASGEPMVPSKALLVSGGTDHHGYSGSTGPEVGVDIPEDEWRTFRDCLLKQRKMSRKKPSAHAANTQSASSSANPTNKTRLFIWMIAPALAAVFLFIVALFGIFLPGYEKGLMDRKREMIRELTNTVWSMLDEADNKIRLGRISPSDARAQVIERTRALKYGKEGKDYFWLQDLTPRMIMHPYRSDLEGQDLSDFKDPRGTYIFKVFADKVRTDGEGYVDYVWQWKDDPSRLEAKESYIRLFKPWEWVIGTGLYMHDVHKEIKTLQMRIVSAMLVIIAVLILLLLTMLRGGLRTERMRLLAERRLKESNERYLSLVQAATEGVLIVRNNRCAYANPIFLQFIGCDSEELGLLDWRELFPRISTQEFSTLKTDAGTYRDTFLRRRDATDLPCRMTLKGISENHSGNFVILVRKSEDTSASSMPDSSGLLKRLLNLPSAIAEDVSRKIVQASSTPQVITLCERTPEMVHSMLESGASPSAITMMISSITDSATIKFIELAQANLGPAPVRFAFVALGSQGRKEQTLFTDQDNAIIYESTVHSSDTQVASYFAALSGQVCDNLEKSGFLNCKSFVMANNPKWCQPLEVWKGYVTDWITKAEENDIMQFNIVYDFRCIVDESEMIQQRLREHIQEQIRKTPRFLMQVARNALLYKSPTRLFGNIVTVGGSKEKTGQLDLKAVMIPVVSFTRLYSIQKGISFPSTQERLSAMSDQGVILPSQFHDILTVFEALTRLRLRYQVQTIHKGRAPDNFIDPSLLGHVDEAVLKECFKEIDMIQERIRLDFLGGETI, encoded by the coding sequence CGGTCTTGAATTGACAGCACGGTATGGCAGTAAAGAAATTCATCTTCTCTGTTACGGCTTTGACAAGGAGGACGCATCCCTCAGGGAAGCGGTAACCGCCATTAAAGAGAGCCTCTTACCAAATAGAACTATCCATGCAGTGGCAGGACCAAAAGAATTGGAAAATCTGATACAGACCGTTCATGAGGCCGGTGGAGTAGTCATCTTGGCCCATCCTTTCCAGACAGAACCTGATCGTCCCAAACTTGAATCACTTATCGCTGATCTTGTTGAACACGGCCTGGATGGAATCGAAGTCTATCATTCTCAATCCACTTCCGAACAACAGGAAATTTTACATGCTTTAGCGAACCAATACCAATGTGGGCTCTCTATAAATAGAGAGCGGGGGTTCGGGGGCGAAGCCCCTGAATCGGATAGGAGGGGCCGGCAAAACGCATCGGCGTTTGCGTCGGGGGAACCTATGGTTCCATCGAAAGCTCTGCTTGTCTCTGGAGGAACGGACCACCATGGCTATTCAGGGAGTACAGGACCCGAAGTCGGCGTTGACATCCCGGAAGATGAATGGCGAACGTTCCGAGATTGTTTGCTCAAACAGCGCAAAATGAGCAGAAAAAAACCTTCTGCCCATGCTGCTAACACGCAAAGCGCTTCGTCTTCCGCAAATCCAACCAATAAAACTCGTCTCTTTATCTGGATGATAGCACCCGCTTTGGCTGCCGTATTCCTTTTCATCGTAGCCCTGTTCGGAATATTTCTGCCGGGATATGAGAAGGGGTTAATGGACCGAAAGCGGGAGATGATTCGGGAATTGACAAACACGGTATGGAGCATGCTTGATGAGGCGGATAATAAAATCAGATTGGGTCGGATATCTCCGTCGGATGCGCGTGCACAAGTGATCGAAAGGACACGTGCGCTGAAATATGGCAAGGAAGGAAAAGATTATTTCTGGTTGCAGGACCTGACACCACGGATGATCATGCATCCTTACAGGAGTGACCTTGAGGGTCAGGATCTTTCAGACTTCAAAGACCCCCGTGGTACATACATTTTCAAAGTTTTTGCAGACAAAGTCCGAACCGACGGTGAAGGGTATGTTGATTACGTCTGGCAATGGAAGGACGATCCTTCCAGACTGGAAGCAAAAGAGTCGTACATCCGGCTTTTCAAACCTTGGGAATGGGTGATTGGAACAGGACTCTATATGCATGACGTTCACAAAGAGATCAAGACGTTGCAAATGAGGATTGTCTCTGCCATGCTTGTGATCATTGCCGTATTAATCCTTCTACTGCTCACCATGCTGCGTGGAGGGCTGAGGACCGAGCGCATGAGATTGTTAGCAGAACGGCGACTGAAAGAATCAAACGAACGCTACCTCTCTCTGGTTCAGGCCGCAACAGAGGGCGTCCTCATTGTAAGAAACAACCGATGTGCCTATGCGAACCCCATCTTCCTCCAATTTATTGGGTGCGATTCTGAAGAATTGGGATTACTCGACTGGCGTGAACTTTTCCCGCGGATCTCCACCCAAGAATTTTCTACGTTGAAGACTGATGCAGGGACCTATAGGGACACATTTCTTCGGAGACGGGATGCTACAGACCTGCCTTGTCGAATGACACTCAAGGGAATATCGGAAAACCATTCTGGAAATTTTGTCATACTCGTCCGCAAGTCAGAAGATACCAGTGCGTCATCAATGCCTGATTCAAGCGGACTATTAAAAAGGTTATTGAACCTGCCCTCAGCGATTGCGGAGGATGTATCACGGAAAATAGTACAGGCGTCATCGACACCCCAGGTTATCACCCTTTGTGAGCGGACACCGGAGATGGTTCATTCCATGCTGGAAAGTGGAGCATCTCCTTCGGCCATAACGATGATGATTTCCTCGATCACCGACTCTGCGACAATTAAATTCATAGAACTGGCACAGGCGAATTTGGGGCCAGCCCCTGTCCGTTTCGCGTTTGTGGCCTTGGGCAGTCAAGGACGCAAGGAGCAGACCCTTTTTACAGATCAGGACAATGCTATCATTTATGAATCGACTGTGCATAGTAGTGACACACAAGTAGCTAGTTACTTTGCAGCTTTAAGCGGACAAGTCTGTGACAATTTGGAAAAGTCGGGTTTTCTCAATTGCAAAAGCTTTGTCATGGCCAACAATCCGAAGTGGTGTCAACCCTTGGAGGTATGGAAAGGATACGTGACGGATTGGATCACAAAAGCCGAAGAGAATGACATCATGCAATTCAACATTGTTTACGATTTTCGCTGTATCGTTGATGAGTCGGAGATGATTCAGCAGCGTCTTCGAGAGCATATCCAGGAGCAGATCAGAAAAACACCAAGGTTTTTAATGCAAGTTGCAAGAAATGCCCTCCTTTATAAATCGCCTACCCGGCTTTTCGGTAACATTGTGACAGTGGGAGGTTCAAAAGAGAAAACAGGACAGCTTGATCTAAAGGCCGTCATGATACCTGTTGTCAGTTTTACCAGGTTGTATTCAATCCAGAAAGGGATTTCATTCCCATCCACCCAGGAACGGTTATCGGCAATGTCCGACCAGGGCGTGATTCTGCCATCCCAATTTCACGATATCCTGACTGTTTTTGAAGCTCTGACAAGGCTCAGATTAAGATATCAGGTTCAAACAATCCACAAAGGTAGAGCACCTGATAATTTCATAGATCCATCCTTGCTTGGTCATGTTGATGAAGCTGTACTTAAGGAATGTTTCAAGGAGATTGACATGATCCAGGAAAGGATTAGGTTGGATTTCTTGGGCGGGGAAACCATATAA
- a CDS encoding TfoX/Sxy family protein yields MASDQDFVDFIVDQIINAGRITVRKMFGEYALYSDNKVVALICDNQVFMKPTAGGRAFIGEVIEAPAYPGAKPSFLIEDKMEDREWISELIRITASELPEPKPKPKSKKHKVTLKKR; encoded by the coding sequence ATGGCATCAGACCAGGATTTTGTGGATTTTATTGTGGACCAAATAATCAACGCCGGGCGTATTACAGTGCGTAAGATGTTTGGGGAGTATGCGCTGTACAGTGACAACAAAGTCGTTGCCCTCATCTGCGATAACCAGGTTTTTATGAAACCAACCGCAGGCGGAAGAGCGTTTATAGGAGAGGTGATTGAGGCCCCGGCCTATCCGGGTGCCAAACCAAGTTTTTTGATTGAGGATAAGATGGAGGACCGGGAATGGATAAGTGAGTTGATCCGGATTACAGCCAGTGAATTGCCCGAACCCAAGCCCAAGCCGAAAAGTAAGAAACACAAGGT